In Sphaeramia orbicularis chromosome 14, fSphaOr1.1, whole genome shotgun sequence, the following are encoded in one genomic region:
- the LOC115432786 gene encoding heart- and neural crest derivatives-expressed protein 1, which yields MNLIGGYQHHHHLMHEPFPFVQRCHQDAPYFQSWVVNHGEVPPDFQIQTPYPAAELGAPGSAHDVRLEGLQAGMGKRRASGPKKERRRTESINTAFAELRECIPNVPADTKLSKIKTLRLATSYIAYLMDVLAKDSGETEGFKAEIKKYENRDMKRKRELTDGLQESLGAEKKVKGRTGWPQQVWALELNQ from the exons ATGAACCTCATCGGGGGTTACCAGCATCACCACCACCTGATGCACGAACCTTTTCCTTTCGTTCAGCGGTGCCACCAGGACGCACCGTATTTCCAGAGCTGGGTGGTGAACCACGGCGAAGTGCCTccggacttccagatccagacgcCTTACCCGGCCGCGGAGCTCGGAGCGCCCGGATCCGCGCACGACGTCCGATTGGAAGGGCTGCAGGCGGGCATGGGGAAGAGGAGAGCGTCGGGGCCGAAAAAGGAGCGACGGAGGACGGAGAGCATCAACACGGCTTTCGCGGAGCTCAGGGAGTGCATCCCAAACGTGCCGGCGGACACGAAACTGTCTAAAATTAAAACGTTACGACTGGCGACCAGTTACATCGCCTACCTGATGGACGTCCTGGCCAAAGACTCCGGGGAGACGGAGGGATTTAAGGCCGAAATTAAGAAATACGAGAACCGGGATATGAAAAGGAAACGAGAGCTG acCGATGGCCTGCAGGAGTCTTTAGGAGCCGAGAAGAAGGTGAAGGGCCGGACCGGGTGGCCGCAGCAGGTCTGGGCTCTGGAGCTCAACCAGTGA